Proteins from one Paraburkholderia acidisoli genomic window:
- a CDS encoding 2Fe-2S iron-sulfur cluster-binding protein has product MAPASSSPETGSPVPLVRVEPLGRTFDAPPELTLLEAAAFAGIRLPRSCRNGTCRTCQCRVLSGEIRFTIEWPGLSREEKAEGYVLTCVAVALTDLVLDVPEAELI; this is encoded by the coding sequence ATGGCCCCCGCCTCGTCTTCACCGGAAACCGGATCTCCCGTGCCGCTCGTGCGCGTGGAACCGCTCGGCCGCACCTTCGACGCGCCACCCGAGCTCACGCTGCTCGAAGCGGCGGCGTTCGCGGGCATCCGGCTGCCGCGCTCGTGCCGCAACGGCACCTGCCGCACCTGCCAATGCCGCGTGCTGAGCGGCGAGATTCGCTTCACGATCGAATGGCCCGGACTGAGCCGCGAGGAAAAGGCGGAAGGCTACGTGCTGACCTGCGTGGCCGTCGCACTCACCGATCTCGTGCTCGATGTGCCCGAAGCCGAACTGATCTAA